Part of the Kineococcus aurantiacus genome, CCACCACGACGACCTCGACGCCCTCGTCGACGCCGTCCGCGACGAGCCCCGCGGCGCCGGCCGGCGCATCGACCCCGACGCCCCCGCCGTGCGGCGCTCGCACCTGCGCGTCATCGGCGACGACAAGTGAGCTGAGCGGGGCTCAAGTCCGCGCCGCACGTGCCGATGGAGGGGCGTGCCCGCAGCCAACGCGCCCCGCGCCTCCCGCCGTCCCCGCGCCGCCCGCACCGCCCCGCCGCTGGGGTCCCTGACCCAGGCCGCGCACCGCGAGAGCGCCCTGTGCGGGCACTGCGGCAGCGAGCGCGTCACGCAGCTGTCCATGTCCCTCACCGACGGCACCCCCGTGCAGTTCGTCTCCTGCCACGTGTGCGAGGAGCGCACCTGGAACTCCGCCGGCGGGCCCCTGACGGTCGACGGCGTCCTGGAGCGCACCCGCAAGCAGTAGCGGACCCGCCCGAGCGGCCCACGGACGGCGGGGCCCCGCTTGTAGGCTCGCGAGCGTGACCGCTCCGACCGTGAACCTGTCGTCCGTCATCAAGGCCTACGACGTCCGCGGCACCGTCCCGGACCAGATCGACGCCCGGGTCGTGCGCGCCGTCGGCGCGGCCTTCGCCGAGGTCGTCGTGCTCCCCGAGTCACCGTCCGGGACGACGCCCCGGGCCGTCGTCGGGCACGACATGCGCCCCTCCTCCCCGGAGCTGTCCCAGGCCTTCGCGCAGGGCCTGGCCTCGCGCGGGGTCGACGTCACCCTCGTGGGCCTGTGCTCCACCGACGGCCTGTACTTCGCCAGCGGCTCCCTCGGCGTCCCCGGGGCGATGTTCACCGCCAGCCACAACCCCGCCCAGTACAACGGCATCAAGATGTGCCGCGCCGGGGCCCGGCCCGTCGGGCAGGACTCCGGCCTCACCGCCATCCGCGACCTGGCCCAGGGCTGGCTCGACGCCGGTGAGGTCCCCGAGGGGTCCGGGACCGTCGGCGCCGTGGACGAGCAGGACCTCCTCAAGGCCTACGCCCAGCACCTGCGCACCCTCGTCGACCTCACCGGCGGCCGCCGCCTCAAGGTCGTCGTCGACGCCGGCAACGGCATGGGCGGCTTCACCGCCCCGGCCGTCCTGGGCGACGACGCCGGGCTGCCGGCCCTGCCGCTGGACGTCGTGCCGATGTACTTCGAGCTCGACGGGACCTTCCCCAACCACGAGGCCAACCCGCTGGACCCGAAGAACCTCGTGGACCTGCAGCGGGCCGTGCCCGAGCACGGCGCCGACCTCGGCCTCGCCTTCGACGGCGACGCCGACCGCTGCTTCGTCGTCGACGAGAAGGGCGACCCCGTCAGCCCCAGCGCCGTCACCGCGATGGTCGCCCGCCGCGAGATCGCCAAGGAAATCCGCGCGGGCCGCGAACCCGTCGTGATCCACAACCTCATCACCTCCCGGGCCGTGCCCGAGATCATCGCCGCCGACGGCGGGCACCCCGTCCGCACCCGCGTCGGGCACTCCTTCATCAAGGAGCAGATGGCCACCGAGGGCGCCGTCTTCGGCGGTGAGCACTCCGCGCACTACTACTTCCGCGAGTTCTGGTCCGCCGACACCGGCATGCTCGCCGCCATGCACGTCCTCGCGGCGCTGGCCGAGCAGGACCGCCCGCTGTCCGAGCTGGCCGCCGAGTACGAGAAGTACGTCGCCAGCGGCGAGATCAACTCCACCGTCGACGACGCCGCCGCCACCACCGAGAAGGTCGTCGCCGCCGTCAGCGAGACCGCTGCGGCGGAGGGGGAGACGCTGGAGATCGACCGCCTCGACGGGGTGACGGTCTTCCACCCCGCCTCGGCCGCCCAGCCCATGTGGTGGTTCAACCTGCGCGCCTCCAACACCGAGCCCCTGCTGCGGCTCAACGCCGAGGGGGCCGACGAGGCGACCATGGTCGCCGTCCGCGACCGCGTGCTCGGCCTCGTGCGGGGTGAGGCGTGATGGCCCCCGCCGACTGGGTCCTGGAGCTGCTGCGCTGCCCCCTGACGGGGGAGCCGCTGACCCCCGTGACGGTGCAGGGGCAGGAGTTCCTCACCACCGCCGCCGGCGTCCGGTACCCCGTGGTCGACGGCGTGCCCGTCCTCCTCGTCGACGCCGCGGTCCAGCCGGGGGACCGCCCGTGAGCGCCCTCGACGAGACCCTCCT contains:
- a CDS encoding Trm112 family protein, with amino-acid sequence MAPADWVLELLRCPLTGEPLTPVTVQGQEFLTTAAGVRYPVVDGVPVLLVDAAVQPGDRP
- a CDS encoding phosphomannomutase/phosphoglucomutase — encoded protein: MTAPTVNLSSVIKAYDVRGTVPDQIDARVVRAVGAAFAEVVVLPESPSGTTPRAVVGHDMRPSSPELSQAFAQGLASRGVDVTLVGLCSTDGLYFASGSLGVPGAMFTASHNPAQYNGIKMCRAGARPVGQDSGLTAIRDLAQGWLDAGEVPEGSGTVGAVDEQDLLKAYAQHLRTLVDLTGGRRLKVVVDAGNGMGGFTAPAVLGDDAGLPALPLDVVPMYFELDGTFPNHEANPLDPKNLVDLQRAVPEHGADLGLAFDGDADRCFVVDEKGDPVSPSAVTAMVARREIAKEIRAGREPVVIHNLITSRAVPEIIAADGGHPVRTRVGHSFIKEQMATEGAVFGGEHSAHYYFREFWSADTGMLAAMHVLAALAEQDRPLSELAAEYEKYVASGEINSTVDDAAATTEKVVAAVSETAAAEGETLEIDRLDGVTVFHPASAAQPMWWFNLRASNTEPLLRLNAEGADEATMVAVRDRVLGLVRGEA